The window GGCTCATGAGGAGGCTGCTGAAAACAGGCACTCCCTCTAATAGAGAAGAGCTGGGTGGGCAGAGGGGATCCAGAGTCACAGTTCGAGGCTACCAGTGGGCAGGCCAGGAACCCTGGGAAGCAGGCAGCCTCCTGCTTGGCCCACAGGTGCTCACCCCACATATTTGTAGCCGCTGTAGGCCAGCAGGTGGAAGGTACTCAGGTCGCTGCGCACGGTGGCCAGGTAGATGCCCAGGAGCAGGGCCAGCACTTCCATCACAACCCACACCAGCGCTGTGCTTGCACACAGGCCCAGCACCTCCGGGGAGAACCTGTGGccatgtgggggtggggtgaagggAGTCCCGAACCAGCCGTCCTAAGGCAGGGGTGAGACTAGGGGCATGGATGGACTTGGGAGTTGGCACAGATcccccagggaggtggggagtggaGTCAGGAGTGGGGAAATGATGGGAATTGGGATGGATTGGCACTGACCTTTTCTGAATGCCCAGTGCCATCCCAGCCAGCAGCACGTAGGTGATGAAGGCCATTGCTGCCAAGAGCCAGAGAGATGCCATCAGACTGGTTTCCTCAACCAGAGCCCCCACACCCCATCCCCAGGTATTCAGAGCCACTGACACCCCCATACTTCCTTCCCTGAATATCCCCACATGCTTCACCTCTACCCTCAGACCCCCAGTGCCCTGCTTGGGAGGCCTTTTCCTGCTGAGCCCTCCTGTTGTATAAATGTCCTTCTCTCAGGACCACCAAGCCCTCTCCTATGCTAGGAAACTCACCAAAGCTTCCTGCTGTGTCTCAGAAACTACCTCGCGTGCCAAAGTCACCTCTGCTATTTTCACAAAAGCTCAGATGGCAGCTGCCTTTTCACAGCAATTTAAACTCATCAGTCCTGTCTTCTGCCCTCTGATAGCCCTAAAACTGATGTACCCACAAGAGGGCATAGTGTCTGGAGTCAGGAAAGTAGCTCTACCACCTGTGAGCTGTGTGTCCTCAAAGATGCTCAAACCTCTCCAAGCCTTGGCTTCAGTGTGTAAAACGGGAATGGCAGTGACTCTGAGAGGGAAATGGAatgaaggagggaagaggaacCGTGGATCTCCCAGGGCACCTGGGCTGTCTGGCTGCCCTTCTGGGAGCCAGCCTGGGCATACTCCCCTCCTCCAGCATGTCCACCCTGGCCGTGCCAGGGAGAGGAGTCAGACGCGGAGTCTGCTGAACACAGCGCAGTGTGGGCGGCCTGACCCATGCCATGCGGACAGGTGGTTGTGGGAACCCAGAGGGAGTGCCCACGTCCTCAGAGGAGGGGATGCTGGAGCAGGCCTTGGAGGACAAGTAGTACAGTGATAACAGCTTATATTTACTGTGTGCTTCCCGTGTGCCAAGTgctggctgagcacacacatctcACTTAATGTCCACCACAGTTCTCTGTGGTAGGAACTGTTTTTATTCCAGCTTCTTCAGAAGCATGAAAGAAGCCCCGTGAGGTCCCAGAGCTGAAAGTTGCTGAGCCAGGTCTACACCTCGGGCTCCAGGCTGGGGAGGGACATGGTCCAGGTCAGGTGGCAAGGAGGTCGCAAAGGGGACTATCCTGGGAGCACACCCAGGAAGCGGCTGGTCACCCCATTCTGTCTACCTGGTGTCTAGGGACACCACAAAAGCCACACACAAGATCACCGAGAGCAGATGCTGAACCAGCACATGAGCTTGTCTCTCCTCATTGGTGCCTCAAGGCACAAGTCCCCCCACCACATCCCCCAGCCCAGGTCAAAGACTCACTGGGGATATAGAGATCGGGGGCGTTGAGGTCTTGCCGTGGGGGCAGAGGCACATCACGACTGTACTGCACTTCCCAGTTCTGGAGGTGGCAGCAGCGGCCAGGTGAGGAGGAGCAGACAAGAGAGCAAAGGAGGGGGCTGAGATCTGGGGGCCAGGTTCTGGGGCAGGAGGCGGGAGGCAGAGGGGCCTACCAGCTCCTCTGCTAGGCAGCTCACCTGGTGTGTGTAGGGGAAGACCAGCAGCCCTAGCTTCTTAGCCACATAGGCTGTGTCCACAGCGAAAAAATACTTCAGTTTGTTCACAGACACAAAACGGTGCAGctaggaggggagagaggaggctgtGGACGAGCTGCACCCAGAACCTCAGGGTGCTCCTCTGTCTGCTCCTTCCCTGAAGGCTGCTGTGCGGATCAGGTGGGATCCCATGATGCCCCAGCCCTGGCCAGAAATCCTGCCACCCTTGCCCTGGGGGTGGGCCACACCTCCTTGTTCATCATGTCCTTCCCATGGGATGCGATGGAGCTGCCATAGGCCATAGCCATGTTGGCCATTGGGTCCCCAAGCAAGTGGTTGACATTGAAGGCCACGTCGGCTCCTGGGGCTGGGTAGCCCCCCGGCTGGCTGGAGTAACCACCGCTTGTGTCATCGAAGAGGGGAGGGGGATCCGGAGCTGCCCGGGCCCTGTGCTTGGAGCCTGTGGGTTTGCAGGTGACAGGAATACCAAGCATAAGCCCAAACCACCGCCCCTTCCCCAGGCTGGACAGTCCTGTATGGGTCTTGGGAGCACCAAGCAATCAGTGAGGGACACTGGTAACTAATCCAGAAAGAACTGTGAGGAGGGATTCTTTCCGGAGGTGCTAAATGTGGGTAAAGAAAGAACTGAGGTAGCCCCTGGAAGTGGTTGCCCGCCTGAAGGTTCCTGGGCGCCTCCTCAAGGGAACTGATCTCTGAACTGAATCTTGGAGGCTGAATTTGCTAGGTGAAGACAACTGGGAGGACATCCCCGCCTTGAACAAGGGTGGAAAAGGCGACGGCTGGGTAACGCGGAGGCCCTAGGAACTAGTGAGGAATCCTACCAGAGTCATGGCTGGGAAGCAAAGTTTGGGAGGCAGACCCCCCATTCATGCCCGAGTCGGGCACGGGAGGTCCCAACAGTGCTATCACCCACCGCCCGATCTGATCTCGGGTTTGGGCAGAGGGCGAAGTCCGGGACGCGTGGCCGAGCCTCACGGGGCAGGAATCCGAATGACATCCGCCGCCCTGGGCAGCAGTCACGGCTGCCCCTCTCCCTCAGGGTGAGCGGGCCGCGCCGCCGACCGTCCTCGGGCGGATCGGcccgcgccccgcccgccccgcgccccACGCACCGTGGGCTCCGTAGCCCGAGTGATAAGCCATGGCCCCGATGCTCGCTCTCTCCGAGGGCCCGCTGAGTCGCCTCGTGGTACGAATACTAGCGAGGCAGCTGCTCCGTTCCTTGGACACCGATCGAAGTTACCGAGAAGCCCGACACGTCCCCGAACTGTCCGACGACAGCAGCCATGTCGGCAGcgtcatcctctgctgcctgccaTTGGCTCCTCCGCAGCGCTGGCtcgcccctcccctctcccaattGGCTGCTGGCGCTCTCTCGCCGAAGCGGATTCGGCAGTAATCAACTTCCGGGAGAGATAGGCGGAGCTATTGGAGCCTCTCTCGGATTGGATAGTGGGTTTATTAGTTCGCGGCAGAGCAGCCAATAGATGGGCTAAAGTTATAATTATTTCCGCGCCTGCGCAATGGGGCAGTTGACGCTCGGCCTGCCACGACTACAACAGGCGGAGGCTGGAGTCCGGGAAGGAAGCTTCACTCCCGAGACGTACTCCAAGAGGGACTGGGACGGTGGAACTGTGATCAAGCCCTGTCCCTCGGGCTTTTGCCTCTCCTTCTCACCGTTAGCTTTCCTTCCGCGTCCTCCATTCTACTCCCAGTACTGACTCCAGGAGAGGTGGAGGTGAGGGGTGCACGGGGAGGCGCTGTTGGTAGGAACTGGGGCTGAGCCACGACCGTAGGGCCTAGCGAGCTCTGGGATTCTGactcctcctcccgcctcccacccgTCCTTTCCGCGCGGGTGCTGTCCGTCGTCTAGTGCTGAAATTCCCTACCGCCACTGCTGCCATCCTGCAGACCCCAGGGGCCTGGTGCTCGGAGGGCCCGGgtgctacacacacacaagcacatatacacacacggggtagacacacacacacaccacacagacacacaaacccaTTACACCGGCCTGGGTTctcgacacacacacacacacacacccattgcACCTATTGAAAACCGAGGTCCGGGTCTGAAGTCCCAGAAATTGGGTGGTAATAGTTGGAATAGGATCCTACACTAGGCTCGTCCCATCGACTCGCCCGTGGTCCAGAAGATGTCAGTGGAGGTGTGCTGGTTCGTCTCCAGAAGCTGCAGTTGAAACTCCTGAGTCATTCTCACCCCTGCAGTCATCTCAAAGTGAGACCCCCAAGCTTCACTCATGACCTCAGGGACTCCTTTCTCCTGAAGACAGTCTTCAGGGGTCTCCCTTCTCACAGACTTCCAGCCACTACTTCTCCAAAGGAAGATCAGGGCCACTTTGACCTGCCTCTAGTTAGCTGCCCAGTGTCCAGTTACACCAGGTGGCCTTCCTGCTCTCCAAACTCAATCCATGTGGTCCAGTCACAGTGCCTTTGCCCAGAAGTCCCCTCCACCTGGTGTGTCCTTACCCTTCACATCCACCTGTCCCAAACCTAATTATCCTTTGAGAGTCAGTTCAACGTGTGCCTCTCAGAGAGACAAAGTGAAAAGTCCTGACCTGGCTTGGAATGGATGCTGGaggccaggctccaggctccctCTGGCTGCAGTAGTTTGCCCTGGATGTAAATTTCATGAGAATAGGACCTGTGTCATTCTCCACTTCTACACTTGTCTTCACAATGTTTATGAATTCTTCACAGTACTTGCATATAGATGACACCAAAAAATATGTGCacccaataaataaaaaaataaatggatgaaatTCTGATTCAGTCCTTTCCTCTCTATCACTTCAGTTACCAACTTCATCTTTAAATGTGTAGGGGTGTTGAACAGAATGATCTTTGAGTtactgtttggaaaaaaaaaaatcacaaaacaaaatCCACCCAGCATTGCAGCTCCCTATGTCCTACCCACTGATTGTCTACCTTGGGGCCTAGGCTCTGACTCAGGGTCAGATGTGAAGATCTGAGGCCTCTGAGGGTCAGGGAGTGGCACTGGAGCCACCAGTACCACTGGTGGGGTGGGGTCCTCTTGTGCAGGACAAATCCCACACCCCTGTTCCACATGATGAATGTGCCTTGAATCCAACACCTTCCTGtacccatttcacaggtgggaaaactgaggttgGGGTGGAGGGTGCCAACTCAAGGTCACAAAGCCTAGGGTGTCCTGGCTTCCTGCTTGCCTACTTCAAGTAGAGCCCAGCGCCTCTGTCCAGCTAATAAGGCTCACAACAGCATTCAGGTCTGTAACTGCCCCTTGTACCACCGCCACAAGCGAGGCTTCAGAGATGGGGTCTGAGTGGGCTTAGACCTGGGCCTACTCCTCAGAGATAGGACCCCGCCGGcacccacccacctacccaccctCGAGATTCTATTTACAGCGTGGGTAACTCGGGCTCCAGAAAGCAAGGACTCATCCAAGGTCGCAAGCGCGAGCGCGGCAGGAGGGGAACCCAGGCGTCCGTCCACCGAGCCTGGGCTTCTCGGGGGCGGGGGCAATGCCCGCGGTGCCAGGCGCTGCCGGCGGCGCCGCGGGTGCCGTGGGGGCGGGGTCAGCGGAGGGCGGGGCGCCGGGCACCTCGGCCGCCAACGCCGCCGCCActgccgccgccaccgccgccgcgcTCGAGCTCCGCGCACTCCCTCCGCGGCCGCCGAGCCGAGCGGACGCCCTCCGGGGCCACGCCGCAGTCCTCCGCGCTCCCCCCTATCATGCCCCGGGCCCGGGCGGGGGCCGCCCAAGCAGCCAGGACACCATGCCCGAGGACGGCGGTGGCGACAGCGGGGACGTGCCCGAGATCACCCCGGACGGCGAGCCGCTGCGGGAGGAGGTACCGGCGCCGGGTGATAGGGGACCGGAGCTGGGGCtgcagaggggagagggcgagAAGAGCCGGGGCGACCCCCAAAGCGGGGCCTGCGGAGGGAAGTCCGGAGCCCTTTTGGTCAATGACGTCATTGGGGTAATCTGCATCCTGCGAGGGGTCTCGGGGCCTAGGGGCCCGcgtgggggtcggggtggggcgGCTGGGAAGGGATATGGGGAACAACTCCCGCCCCCGACGCCCCCTCATCCAGCCTCGCCCTCCTGTGACGTCAGCACCGGGCCCCTGCGCGTCCCCATTCTGCAGCGCTGTCCCTCTTCCCCAGAGCCCCCGGGTCAggcccccggcccggcccggccggCCGTTCATGAGGTGCCCGGGGCGgagcctgcaatgcagcagcagtagcagggactggggggggggggcagggagcaaagggaagagggaagaggaagggaggtGGCCTCTGGGtaccccttctccctctcccagaggtGAGGACCCAGGGCCCATCCTGCTGGTTGGGACCCTCAGAACGGCCCCTCCTCAGTCCTAAGGAGGAAGAGGATCTGCAGGGGTGCGGGGCCCAGTGTGGGGTGTCCGGGTGATAGGTGATGAGTGGatctatgtgtgtgtttgggtgaATGTAGGATGCTTGTGGGTGTGTGGATGTCAGTGGGTGCTCCCCACACCTTGAATGGGACATCTGTGCCCTATAGTCAGGTGAGGGACCGGGGCCCCCATGGCTTGGGTGAAGTGCtaatgagtgagtgtgtgtgagcgCAGCCCTGTTGTGGGTGGGTCTGTAGGGTGTGGGTGTCAGGTTGCAGTAGGGGTAGAGATGGGGGATGTGCACTGTGACAGGTAAGGTGTGTCCCTGGGTTTCAGTGAGTGTATAACATGTATGTGCCTCTGTGTGTCCTGTGGTGGGTGGGCCCTGGGCCAGCGGGGCGGGACGCAGGTGCACACACACCTTGGCACCATGTCACCATGGGGAAGGAGGTTGTACCCTGGGCACTGGTGAGGGCTGGTGTTTGTCAGATAAACAGGCAGTGATCACATTcctggtgggtggattctttgaTGAACTTGGGGTGGGGTGGCGTGGAGTGAATCCTGGGGGTGGATGAGGGTATGTGTACCTGACTGCACCTGCAGGTCGGGGTGGGTGGTGGCACCTGTGGTGGGCTGGGGACAGTTCCTCTCCTCTTGGGTCTCTCGGGGCCTGGTGGGACTGTGGCGGACACAGTGGCCCCTTAAGCCCACCTATGCTgtattctcttccttcttccccttttcaccccttctctcctccctcttttttCTCCCTGGGCATCTGGGTATAAAGTGGGGGCCAGGCTGGAAGCTCTGCCAGGGAGGGTGTGCCTGAGTCCCTGGGCCAGGGAGTGGTCCCTGCTGCCCCGCACTGTGTCCCGCCCCCTCCCTCAGCGCAGATGGGGAGTGGAGGACGGCGCTCCGTCTGCTCCCCTCCCTCCAGACTCacacctctctctcttcctctttctcatttACTTAAAAGCctctcccaagtctcctgccaTCCCTAGTTAGACCAATGGACCAGAGGGATTGCAGAGTAATGGGAATAATATTTATTCTATTGGCCAGACTCTATGCTAAGATCTTCACACATAAGATCTCCTTGACTTGTCACAACCCCAATTGACTGTAAACaatcccagtttacagatgaggaaactgaggtccaaagaGGATGAGGGGACTAGCCAAATCATACAGTCAGTGGTGGAGCCAGCACCCAATCCCGGCCACCTAAGGCTGCCCCTAGGCTCTCCACCCCTAGGACCCCCTGCCACCCTGGCTACCCATACCCCCAGGTCCAGGAGTCAGTGCCCAGAGATGGCAGGGATATGGCTGCAATCACACAGCAAATCGGGAGTGAAGTCAGGACCAGAAGGCAGTTTCCTCAACAGCCAGTCGTTGAGGGGCTGGGGTATCCTTCCTTCTGGTGGCAGAGATGACTCTGTTTTCTCCTACATGCGCCTGACTGAGAGGAGACAGGGCCCGGTGGAGGCCAGGCTCAGGGCACATAGTTGGAGCCCTGCGGCTCTGCTGTGAGTTGGCTAGAGGGGTGAGGCCAGGAGCAAGCCCCTCCAtccctcagagcctcagtttcctcctctggaaaGTGGGGAGCGAAGCCCCACCGCCTTCACGGGGCTGACCCAGGCCTCCCCTCTCATTGCCCCTTCTGCAGCAGCGGCCCCTGAAGCAGTCTCTGGGAAGCTCTCTGTGCCGCGAGTCGCACTGGAAGTGCCTGCTTCTCACCCTGCTCATCCACGCCTGCGGCGCCGTGGTGGCCTGGTGCCGCCTGGCCACGGTGCCCCGGCTGGTCCTGGGGCCAGAGGCCGCCCTGGCCCGCGGAGGTGGGGGGCCGCCGCCCACCTACCCGGCCAGCCCCTGCTCCGACGGCTACCTGTACATCCCCCTGGCCTTCGTCTCCCTCCTCTACCTCCTCTACCTGGCCGAGTGCTGGCACTGTCACGTGCGGTCCTGCCAGGCGCCGCGCACCGACGCCAGCACCGTGCTCGCCCTGATCCGCCGGCTGCAGCGGGCGCCGCCCTGCGTCTGGTGGAAGGCCACCAGCTACCACTACGTGCGGCGCACCCGCCAGATCACCCGCTACCGCAACGGCGACGCCTACACCACCACGCAGGTCTACCACGAGCGGGCCGACAGCCGCGCGGCGCGGGGCGAGTTCGACTACTCGGCGCACGGCGTCCGCGACGTCTCCAAGGAGCTCGTGGGCCTGGCCGACCACGCGGCCACGCGGCTGCGCTTCACCAAGTGCTTCAGCTTCGGCAGCGCCGAGGCCGAGGCCTCGTACCTCACCCAGCGGGCCCGCTTCTTCAGCGCCAACGAGGGCCTGGACGACTACCTGGAGGCCCGCGAGGGCATGCACCTGAAGGACGTGGACTTCCGCGAGTCCCTCATGGTGTTCGCCGACCCGCGCAGCCCGCCCTGGTACGCGCGCGCCTGGGTCTTCTGGCTGGTGTCGGCGGCCACGCTGTCCTGGCCGCTGCGCGTGGTGGCGGCCTACGGCACGGCCCACGTCCACTACCAGGTGGAGAAGCTCTTCGGCGCCAGCTCGCCCCCGCCCGGCGCCGTGCCCAGCGGGCCCCCGCTCTCCCGAGTGGCCACGGTGGACTTCACCGAGCTCGAGTGGCACATCTGCTCCAACCGGCAGCTGGTGCCCAGCTACTCGGAGGCCGTGGTCATGGGCGCCGGCTCGGGCGCCTACCTCCGAGGCTGCCAGCGCTGCCGCCGCTCCGTCAGCAGCAACTCGCTGCCGCCCGCCCGGCCCAGTGGGCCCCGCCTGCCTTTCAGCCGCAGCCGCCTCTCGCTGGGAGCCGGGGGTCGGGCCACGCCGGGGGTCTTCCGAAGCCTGAGCGGGGGGCCGCTGGGGCGCCGGGGGGAGGACACAGAGCCCCTGGAAAGCCCACCGTGCTATGAGGACGCCCTTTACTTCCCGGTGCTCATCGTCCACGGTGACAGCGGCTGCCAGGGGGATGGCCAGGGTGCTCTCTGAGACCCATGTGGCCCCCAGACTGGCCCTctccccaccatcccaccccagGGGCTTCCGTGCCTGAGTGATTGCTGTCCAAAACAGGAGGGAAACCAGACCAGCACacgaggggtgggggtggggtggagcccTTAGACTAAGCGTGCAGTGACCCCTGGTCATCTGGGGGTCCAAGGGACACCCCCGCAGTTGAGTCTAGGAACCGTCCCAGCATGGCTCCCctccaccgccaccaccaccaccacgtccCACCCCCTGCGATGGCAGGTGATCTAGCTTGGGGGACCTCCCAGGCTGGGCAGGAAAGGAAGTTTCCAGAAAACTTGGGCTGGGGGAGGAGTCCTGGGGACAGCAGTTGCCCGCTGCAGAGGGCTGGCTGCCTATGGACCCTTCCCGGCCCGGCAGAGGCCACGTTGGGGGCCCTCAAGCAACCCAGAAGCACAAATTGGTGGTTTGGGGCCACGCCCAGCTGGGCTGGCATCCACGAACCTGGAGAATTGACTATGGCAGCACCGCGGCCTCAGCCCCGCTCCCCTCCCAGGGTCCCCGTCCTCCTCCCCTGCCAGGCCTCTGCTCAGGGCCAGCCCCTGATCAGACCCTGCAGCCCGGCCCCTCTACCAGGAGCCTGGTTCTTGGAGCACAACCCTGTCCcactcaccccaccccctgctttCCCTGGTGCACCCTTCCCCCGCACCCAGTCGCCTCTATAACCCGGGGTTCCTTCTCAGGGCCCCACCTCGAGTCCGCTTTCCCTAGTTTCTGCTCCTGGCCCCTGACATCCGTGTCCACCTCTCAGCCATGCGCACACCTCTCATCGCCCCCTGACTTCTCTGCTCTTCGCCTTCCTGATGACGCACGGGGCTCAGGGCCGCAGGGCATCCGAGGGGTCTCAGCCCTGACCACAGCCTCTTGGACGATGCCCTTGCTCTGCCAGGGAGGCCCCTGCTTCCTCCATCGCTGGGGCCTGGCCCAGGGGACACCGTCCCTCCCCCAGGGAGGCGAGAGTAGTCCCTTCCCTTCCAACTGGGGCTTCCACCCCCTCTCAGGAGCcggtgggggagggagaaggcagagaagatGCAGATAAAATAAAAGGTATGAAATGGAACGTCTTCTCTCGTGCATTTCTTGGTGGTGGGTTCGAGGCCACCACAACAAACACAGTGGGCCTGGCAGGGTCTGGGGGGTGGCAGTGGTGTGCCAGGGGTGGGGTAGCTGCAGCACCCCCAGGAGAGGGTGAGCTCCCCGCCCAGGCTGGGGCCTCTGAGATTCGGGTTTGAGTTGCTCTGAGTAGCTGACTCCAATCTACTGGCATCTGGGTCATTTCCAAGGGACTATCCAAGTGGCCCCTCTTTCAGCCCAGCAGGGGTTTCCATTCTGCTGCTGGGTGTGCTGAAGACTAAGGGAggggtgctgtgcttagtcgctcagtcgtgtccaactgtttgtgaccccatggactgtagcccaccaggctcctctgtccatgggattctccaggcaagcatactgcagggttgccacaccctccttcaggggattttcccgactcagggattggatcggcatctcttatgtctcctgcattggcaggcagcttctttaccactagcgccacctaggaagcccaagggATGGGTGACTGGTCCCCGAAGTGGGAAGAGAGAGGTATGGCCTGTGGCACAAACTCAGTTCCCCGAATGGCTATTGGTGTCATGGGTCTGAGGGAATGGGCACTGAGCAGGTCAGAGGACGCAAAGCTGGAACTAGCCAGCCCCAGATCAGGGCGTGGGGTCCAGGACAGAGCGGGTAAAGGAaggacctccctccctccctaggGAGGTCCTTAAAGTGACATCTCCCTGTACAGCTCTGTAGGATGTTTGCTGGGCAAGGGGCACATGTGCTTGGAATCCCACCTGTGCACCACTCCTCAAGCCCTGGAAGCTGCATCCACCTGGATAAAGGGTGTGCGTGCGCGCTCagccagtcatatctgactcttttgcaaccccttggattgtagcccaccaggctcttctgtccacaggatttcccaggcaagaatactggagtgggttgccatttcctcctccaggggaatcttccccacccagggatcaaacccatgtctcctgtatctcctggactggcaggtggattccttaacactgagccacctgggaagcccggataAAGGACAGTCTTTTCTAGTCCATGCAAAGGCACCATGAGAGTGCTAAAGGTGggtgggattctcccaggcagaGAGGGGTGGAAGGTGTTCTGGACAGTGGGAGCTACCCACACAGAGGCTTGGGTGCCAGGCATGAAGTAGGGGTCAAAGCAGAGCTGTGGAAGAGGTGGCTGAGGCCTTCAACATCAATGCCAAGAATTTGCCAGTAAACTGGGGCAACCATGCAAGGTGGTCAAGGAGGAAGTGGTAAGCTCAGTGCTGCATGTTAGATTTTTAGCAAAAGTCCAGCTGCCTGCTTTTCACCTGGGGAGGGTGAAGTTAGAGGCCAGAGCTTTCCTCATACGTCAGCCCACTGCCTCACAGGGAATGAAGTCCATCCTTTGTTCAGAAGCAACTTAGATGGAAAATTCCGCGGTCCCCAAACATTCAAGGAGGCTGCAGCAGGTTGGGGGCCAATGTGTAGCTCCAGCTCCCCAACATGGGAAGACCCCTCTTCCACTGTCCTGCTCTAACACATCAGCCACCAAC is drawn from Ovis aries strain OAR_USU_Benz2616 breed Rambouillet chromosome 21, ARS-UI_Ramb_v3.0, whole genome shotgun sequence and contains these coding sequences:
- the YIF1A gene encoding protein YIF1A isoform X1, coding for MAYHSGYGAHGSKHRARAAPDPPPLFDDTSGGYSSQPGGYPAPGADVAFNVNHLLGDPMANMAMAYGSSIASHGKDMMNKELHRFVSVNKLKYFFAVDTAYVAKKLGLLVFPYTHQNWEVQYSRDVPLPPRQDLNAPDLYIPTMAFITYVLLAGMALGIQKRFSPEVLGLCASTALVWVVMEVLALLLGIYLATVRSDLSTFHLLAYSGYKYVGMILSVLTGLLFGSDGYYVALAWTSSALMYFIVRSLRTAVLGPDSIGGPAPRQRLQLYLTLGAAAFQPLIIYWLTFHLVR
- the YIF1A gene encoding protein YIF1A isoform X2, which encodes MAYHSGYGAHGSKHRARAAPDPPPLFDDTSGGYSSQPGGYPAPGADVAFNVNHLLGDPMANMAMAYGSSIASHGKDMMNKELHRFVSVNKLKYFFAVDTAYVAKKLGLLVFPYTHQNWEVQYSRDVPLPPRQDLNAPDLYIPTMAFITYVLLAGMALGIQKRMILSVLTGLLFGSDGYYVALAWTSSALMYFIVRSLRTAVLGPDSIGGPAPRQRLQLYLTLGAAAFQPLIIYWLTFHLVR
- the TMEM151A gene encoding transmembrane protein 151A, with translation MPEDGGGDSGDVPEITPDGEPLREEQRPLKQSLGSSLCRESHWKCLLLTLLIHACGAVVAWCRLATVPRLVLGPEAALARGGGGPPPTYPASPCSDGYLYIPLAFVSLLYLLYLAECWHCHVRSCQAPRTDASTVLALIRRLQRAPPCVWWKATSYHYVRRTRQITRYRNGDAYTTTQVYHERADSRAARGEFDYSAHGVRDVSKELVGLADHAATRLRFTKCFSFGSAEAEASYLTQRARFFSANEGLDDYLEAREGMHLKDVDFRESLMVFADPRSPPWYARAWVFWLVSAATLSWPLRVVAAYGTAHVHYQVEKLFGASSPPPGAVPSGPPLSRVATVDFTELEWHICSNRQLVPSYSEAVVMGAGSGAYLRGCQRCRRSVSSNSLPPARPSGPRLPFSRSRLSLGAGGRATPGVFRSLSGGPLGRRGEDTEPLESPPCYEDALYFPVLIVHGDSGCQGDGQGAL